From Medicago truncatula cultivar Jemalong A17 chromosome 7, MtrunA17r5.0-ANR, whole genome shotgun sequence, a single genomic window includes:
- the LOC11432546 gene encoding pentatricopeptide repeat-containing protein At2g22070, protein MILGYSRLEDVKKARQLFDEMPHRDIVSWCNMISAYLNVGSYMQSLYLFRRMLFVEGIKPDQVIACLVLSGCAHVERHGLLGGKSVHGYIVKNGWELNVEIGAALVNMYAKGGVLRNAAMVLELMDERDVTSWTLMICGAVRCGFNKEALVVFEKMQMDGVKPNELTFTGVLSACAHGGFVEDGRRYFKMIEECGLKPRVQHYACLVYLIGKSGMLEEAYEIIKMMKVEPDVVVLGSFLSACKEHKQFEIAEGVIEQVLRMAKPENYRGLYSLIADLYVIGDKSEEAERMKKLIIKEHLRQAKGLNFDRNGLR, encoded by the coding sequence ATGATTTTGGGGTATTCAAGATTGGAGGATGTTAAGAAAGCACGTCagttgtttgatgaaatgccgCATAGAGATATTGTTTCGTGGTGTAACATGATTTCTGCTTATTTAAATGTTGGAAGTTATATGCAAAGTTTGTATCTTTTTAGACGAATGTTGTTTGTTGAAGGAATAAAACCGGATCAGGTGATTGCTTGTTTGGTTTTATCAGGATGCGCTCACGTGGAGCGTCATGGATTGTTAGGTGGAAAATCAGTTCATGGTTACATTGTGAAAAATGGGTGGGAGTTGAATGTGGAGATAGGTGCTGCTTTGGTTAACATGTATGCTAAAGGTGGAGTTTTGAGAAATGCTGCAATGGTTTTGGAGTTGATGGATGAAAGAGATGTTACGTCTTGGAcgttgatgatttgtggtgctGTGCGATGTGGTTTTAATAAAGAAGCATTGGTTGTGTTTGAGAAGATGCAAATGGATGGAGTTAAACCTAATGAATTGACTTTCACCGGGGTGCTTAGTGCTTGTGCTCATGGTGGGTTTGTTGAAGACGGAAGAAGGTATTTCAAAATGATTGAGGAATGTGGTTTGAAACCAAGAGTTCAACATTATGCATGCTTGGTTTATTTGATTGGGAAAAGTGGGATGCTAGAGGAAGCTTATGAGATTATCAAAATGATGAAAGTGGAACCAGATGTTGTTGTCTTGGGTTCCTTCTTGTCAGCTTGCAAGGAGCACAAGCAATTTGAGATTGCTGAGGGGGTGATTGAGCAGGTTCTGAGGATGGCAAAGCCAGAAAATTATAGAGGGCTTTATAGCCTTATTGCTGATTTGTATGTCATAGGTGATAAATCAGAAGAGGCTGAAAGGATGAAGAAGTTGATTATTAAGGAACATTTGAGACAGGCCAAGGGGTTAAATTTCGACAGAAACGGATTAAGATAA
- the LOC112416391 gene encoding DEAD-box ATP-dependent RNA helicase 3, chloroplastic, with protein MASITSIGASTACKLPSLELYKKHKLTSIPTSSVKFHFSDGNKSRHINRLANFNSSDRFLPSAVATPNSSSSSLLSDEAFKGLGSSFDGESEDEDFPSRTTSINADELDISKLDLPSQLVDSLRDRGITQLFPIQRAVLVPALEGRDIIARAKTGTGKTLAFGIPIINGLDDGQDSGPYSRRRLPRALVLAPTRELAKQVEKEIKESAPYLKTVCIYGGVSYVTQQSALSRGVDVVVGTPGRLIDLINGNTLKLSEVEYLVLDEADQMLAVGFEEDVEVILEKLPAKRQSMLFSATMPSWVKKLARKYLNNPLTIDLVGDEEEKLAEGIKLYAISATSTSKRTILSDLITVYAKGGKTIVFTQTKRDADEVSLALTNSITSEALHGDISQHQRERTLNGFRQGKFTVLVATDVASRGLDIPNVDLIIHYELPNDPETFVHRSGRTGRAGKLGTAILMFTGSQRRTVRSLERDVGCKFEFVNAPSVEDVLESSAEQVVVTLNGVHPESIAFFTPTAQKLIEEKGTTALAAALAQMSGFSQPPSSRSLITHEQGWVTLQLTRDSENSQRYFSARSVTGFLSDVYSKAADEVGKVHLIADERVQGAVFDLPEDIAKELLDKDIPAGNTISKVTKLPPLQDDGPPSDFYGKFSDRERNNRRGGSRDGRGFRSSRGWDGGRGSDDDFGDSSRRGGRSYKSGNSWSKPERSSRDDWLIGGRQSSRSSSSPNRSFAGTCFTCGESGHRASDCPNKRGDFF; from the exons ATGGCTTCCATAACCTCAATCGGTGCTTCCACCGCATGCAAACTTCCCTCTCTCGAACTCTACAAAAAACACAAACTCACTTCCATTCCCACTTCCTCCGTTAAATTCCACTTTTCCGACGGCAACAAATCCCGCCACATCAACCGTCTCGCCAATTTCAACTCCTCTGATAGGTTTCTTCCTTCCGCCGTTGCTACTCccaattcttcatcttcttcacttCTCAGTGACGAAGCATTTAAAGGATTAGGCTCTAGTTTCGACGGAGAAtctgaagatgaagattttCCGTCACGAACTACTTCTATTAACGCTGATGAACTTGACATTTCTAAACTCGATTTGCCTTCGCAGCTTGTTGATTCGCTACGTGACCGTGGGATTACTCAACTTTTTCCTATTCAG AGAGCGGTGTTAGTACCTGCACTAGAAGGCAGAGATATTATTGCTCGTGCGAAGACTGGAACAGGGAAAACATTGGCTTTTGGAATTCCTATTATCAATGGTTTAGATGATGGTCAAGATTCCGGTCCTTACAGTCGCAG GCGTCTTCCTAGAGCTTTGGTACTTGCACCTACCAGGGAGTTAGCAAAGCAAGTGGAGAAGGAGATAAAAGAATCTGCACCTTATCTCAAAACTGTTTGTATATATGGAGGTGTTTCTTATGTTACTCAACAGAGTGCACTTTCGCGTGGTGTTGATGTGGTTGTTGGAACGCCTGGTAGGCTGATTGACCTCATCAATGGGAACACACTTAAGTTGAGTGAAGTTGAGTATTTGGTACTCGACGAAGCTGATCAGATGCTTGCTGTTGGGTTTGAAGAGGATGTAGAAGTCATTTTGGAAAAGCTTCCAGCAAAGAGGCAGAGCATGCTTTTTTCTGCAACCATGCCTAGTTGGGTGAAGAAATTGGCCAGGAAATACTTGAACAATCCGTTGACAATTGATTTG gttggtgatgaagaagaaaagctTGCTGAAGGGATAAAACTATATGCTATATCGGCCACTTCCACTTCAAAGCGAACCATTCTTTCTGATCTTATTACC GTTTATGCAAAGGGTGGGAAGACTATAGTTTTTACGCAGACAAAAAGAGATGCTGATGAAGTATCATTGGCATTAACAAATAGTATCACTTCTGAAGCACTGCATGGTGATATATCTCAGCACCAGAGAGAAAGAACATTGAATGGTTTCAGACAAGGAAAATTTACAGTGCTTGTTGCAACTGATGTTGCATCTCGTGGACTTGATATTCCCAATGTTGATTTG ATTATCCATTATGAGCTTCCCAATGATCCCGAGACTTTTGTACATCGCTCTGGCCGTACTGGCCGTGCAGGAAAGCTAGGTACTGCCATTCTGATGTTCACAGGTAGCCAGAGGAGAACAGTTAGATCCCTTGAGCGTGATGTAGGTtgtaaatttgaatttgttaaCGCGCCGTCTGTGGAAGATGTTCTGGAGTCATCTGCTGAGCAAGTTGTTGTCACACTTAATGGAGTTCATCCAGAGTCTATTGCATTTTTCACCCCAACTGCACAGAaactgattgaagaaaaaggaaCAACTGCCCTTGCAGCTGCACTGGCACAGATGAGTGGATTCTCCCAACCTCCGTCTTCCCGGTCTCTTATCACCCACGAACAG GGATGGGTTACATTGCAATTAACTCGAGATTCAGAAAATTCTCAAAGATATTTTTCAGCAAGATCAGTCACTGGGTTTCTTTCTGATGTATATTCCAAAGCTGCTGATGAAGTTGGAAAAGTCCATTTAATTGCGGATGAAAGG GTTCAAGGAGCCGTTTTTGATCTTCCAGAGGACATTGCTAAAGAGTTACTTGACAAGGACATACCAGCTGGAAACACTATTTCTAAAGTCACCAAG TTACCTCCTTTGCAAGATGATGGGCCTCCAAGTGATTTCTATGGGAAGTTTTCCGATAGAGAACGAAATAACCGAAGAGGAGGTTCTAGGGATGGGAGAGGTTTTAGATCCTCACGGGGATGGGATGGAGGCCGAGGCtctgatgatgattttggtgacTCGTCTAGGAGGGGTGGCAGAAGTTATAAATCTGGCAACAGCTGGTCCAAACCAGAAAGAAGCAGTAGGGATGATTGGCTAATTGGAGGCAGACAATCGAGCAGATCTTCTTCATCACCGAACAG AAGCTTTGCAGGGACCTGTTTTACTTGTGGGGAATCTGGGCATCGAGCGTCGGACTGTCCAAACAAGCGAGGCGACTTTTTTTAA